The genomic DNA GTCGTTTAACGATCACGTCGACCACGCCTGGCGTCACGTACGGGTTTGGCAGCGATACCAGCGGTTTTCTGGCGGCGGCAGGGATCAACACGTTCTTCGTTGGCAACGATGCGGCGACGTTGCAAATCTCCGATCGGTTGCTCGATTCCCCCGAGTACCTGGCAATCAGCGCCGAGGGCATCGGAACCGATGCGGATCATCTGACTCAATTGGTCGATCTGTTCGAAAAGCCGTTGGCGGAACTGGGAAATATTTCAGTTCGCGACCGCTACCAACGCTTGGTCACCACGATCACTCAAGGGGCTTCAATTCAAAAAAGCGTGACCGATGGTCTGCGGACCTATCACTCAGCGCTCGAAGGGGACTATCTTTCGGTGACGAGTGTCAACATCGACGAAGAAGCGGTTAAAATGATCTACCTGCAGCGCGCCTTCCAAGCCAGTTCGCGCGTGATCTCCACCGCCAGTGAGATGCTGGAATTGCTGGTCTCGCTGTAACCCCCAAACACCCGTGAAGTGAAGGGCCTCATTTTGGAACGTCGCACGCTCGACCTGCGCAGCGCCGCGGATGTCATTGCCGACATCCAGCATCTTCGCGCCGTGGGCTACACCCAGACGAAGCGTTGGAACCTGACACATATCTGCCAACATCTCGATGCGACGATGACGGGGGGAATGGACGGTTTTGGCTTTCGTTTACCGTGGATCGCCCGCCGCACGCTGGTCAAATGGGGGTTCGCCTATGCGTTGAAAAAACGCAAGCTGTTCAGCGGCGCTCCGACCTTTCCCTTCCTGCAGCCCACCGCATCCAACGATCAGGATGACAATGAGATGATCGACCATTGCATCGCGACGATCGCGCGGGCGGGCGTGTTTAATGGTTCGATGGAGGATTATGCGCTACTGGATGGTCTTTCCGCCGACGATTGGCGGGAATTTATGTGGATCCACGCCGCCCATCACCTCAGCTTTCTCGTCCCCCATCCAGACGCCTAAACGGCGCGACCCTTGCGGGATCACATCAACAGGAACTGGTAACACCAACGGATCGTTTGAGGCGTTTCGTTGGGGAGGCTTTCGGGGCGAATCTCGCACAATTTTTCGTCGGCGGTGCAGGTGATCACTGTCTTTTCGTCGTCGGGAGCGACTTGCACACAGACCTGGTCTCCACGAAACAAGATCCCTGCGAAGGCGTCGGTTTGGCAATCGATTCCGTCGGCCCAGCGGTACTGGCTGCCCAACGATTCGGGAGCGGTCGTGCAGCGACAAGCGCAATCGATCCGCAGTCCAACGCTTTCACCGGCCAGCGTCTCGAGACTCAAGCTCCAATGGCTGGTTCCGGCCAGGCCAACTCCAAGAATCGCCAATCGTCCATCGATCGTTTCCAGAGACGCCTGTTGCAACGGCGTGTTTCGGGGCCAGGCTGTCGGCGCCGGATCGACAACGGTTTCCAACAATGGCGATCGTTGTCCCGCTTGCAACACGTCGATCGCGTGCCCAAATCGGTCCTGTTGCCAGACCAAACGGAGCGCCAGAGCGAGGGTGTTCGGATCGCCGGCGATCAGTTCGGCAGAGGTGTTCGGTTCAATCAAAGTCATCGCGCAGCAAAGCCATCGAAACAAGGAAGGGGGCCGCCGGGCAGGTCCCACGCCTCGCGGTCGCCTGCAATCGACGTGCAAGCGGCGGGGCAGTGTTGGCCGGGCAAACGAAACGCCGCGACAGCCGAGATGGGCTGCCGCGGATCGTTCCGATGATAGCAGATCAACGCGTTAGCGTTTGGCTGGCTGAGAGTAAAGTGCCGCTTCGGCCATATAATTGACTTCGTCGCCGATCGCAAATCCGATCCATCCATCGCGAAGTTCGAACTGGGTGATCGCCAGTCCATCCATCGCAGGATGACTTCGCAACTGCTCGCTGGTCAATTCCAGCGATCGATTCGGCGAAAGCACCTTGTTGAAGATCGCTCGCACGGCGACGCGATCCCCCATGCTCAATCGCGGTCCGCTGATGTTCAGATGACCGTCGCGGACCAGTGCCGGACGCAAACCGTCGATGTGAGGGATGTACGATGCTTTGACAATAAAATTCCGCAGCGTGATCCCATCGGTTTGATCCAGTCGGATGATTCGCATCGTCAGGTCCAAACGGCCATCGTGAATTTCCACGGTCACCGGACGGCTGCTGGTGAATTGAATCATCACGTTGTCGGGCAGTTCTTCGGTCGCTTTGCGGCCTTCAAAACCAAACACCTGCAACGTTTCGCGGATCGCTGCATCGACCAATACCGGTTCCCCTTGAGGTGCCAAGCGGGCCATGGCGTTGTTGAGTGTCGACTGGTGCATCTGGACACTCATCATGCATTCGGTGGGAGCCCGTGGCCGGGGTGTGAAGCTGGCCAATTGCCAATCGCCCGACAAGCGGTATCGCGCTGTCAAACGGTCCTCGGTCGTCGACAGATCGACAACGGTCGGCGAAAGGTCCAACGCAGCCAAGGGACCAATCAAACGCGACGAAAACGTCTTTTCCGCTTCGTCGATCTGTTTCTGCAACGATTCGGCCAATTCGGTCTCGATCTGCGACCGCATCCGCCGTTCGCTGTAGCGTTGTGCGTAGGAGCGTGCTTCATCGTGACGCTGTTTGACATACTCGCGAACCAACGGTCCCAAGACAGGAAAGCCATCGTATTCCGTGCGGACCCGGCGCAGTTGATTGTCCGCGTCGACATCCACATCGGGACTTTCGATATCGACGCCGCCGCGATCGACGCGAATCAACGCTCCGGCGACAAAGTTTGCATTGCCAACGTGTTTCAGTTGGGCGGGACCTTGTCGGCTCCATGTCTTCGTGTCGATCTTCCCAAGGCTGCGAAGACGGATCTGCCACGCGTTCTCCGAAGGCTCCAGATGAACCTGCAACTCGGCGGTGGCATGGCTCGTCCCCAACACCGATGCCCCAAGCACACGATCGCGGATCGGTTGCGTCTTTGCGGGCACTTCGGGCAACAAGCGGTTAAGCATTGCCGCAGAGATCGAAACCCGCAGGTTGGCGTTTCGGTAGTGACGGTTGATCGCTTCGGCAATCGCATAAGCGTGGGCATTGTTGGCGAATCGCAGCGTCTGCATCGTCGCCGCCACGCGACCGCCGTCGCGGTCGAGCGTATCGGTCTCTTGGACTTCGATTTGGTCCAACAGCGCGACGTAGTCGACGGGACCATGCGCCCACGAACGGATCGTTTCGCCAAGTTGGCGGCATGCCGACTTGTGCAACCATTCGCTTTGCGCTTCGCTCAGTTCGGTGTATTCCACTCGCGACAAGAACCGCTGCGCGATCAGACGTCGCTCGGCATCGGTCGTGTTCCCCAGACTGGCCGATTCGATTTCGTCGAGCATCAAAAAGCGTTGCCAGTCGGCGGTATCGCGGGTCTGGATGACTTGTTCGCGAAGCTCCGCAACCAACTGCAGCACGTTGGCTTTGGCTTCCGGACGGGGTTGCCGATCTCCGATCTCGGCGGCATACATATTGTTCCATACCGCATGCCAGATGTCCGCGCGGCGTTCGACAGCGTAGGCGGTCGCGACCCAATTGCGGTGGATACTCAAATCGTCTTCGTTGACCATGTGGTATCCCTGATCGGCCAGGAAGTTCAGCTGATCGATCAATTCCCCCGATTCCACGGTCCCCAGTTTGGGCTGTTCGCGTAGCCGCGACAGCGTGTCGCGGACCCGTTGGCTCCACTCGGCCCCTTGCGGGCTAAGCTCCTGGACAATTGACAATTGCGCGTCCAGGGCGGGAGTTTTGGGCCATTCGCTAGGTTGTTGAGTCACCGGGGTGCGAGCCATCGGGCTTGTCACCACGTCCGCCGAAGGGGCAGGAGCCGCAGCTGGCGATGCAGGGGTTTCGACCGCCGGGGGATGGGGATCAATGCGATTGCTGCTGAAATGCAGCCCCGCAAAGGGATCGTCGAAGGCTTGTGGATCGGGCAGGCCGGCCAATTCATCTTTGACGTTGATTTCCGGAGCCGACAAGGTCGCCAGCGGCATGTCGTCAAACGGATCGCTCGACAGCGTCGAATCCAAAGCGGCTTCGACAACACCTTGGTCCACCTGATCGGTCAACAGAACCGAAGGCGCATGGTGCCCCGAGAATGCCAGCGCAGCTGCCGGAGGTGCGGCCAGGTCGGCCGACGGATCGAGCGTTTCGATCACAACCGGATGGTCGTAGCTCGGCTTTTGGACGATCGGAATGTCCAATGGTTTCTGCGGCTGCACGACGGAATCGACCGGGCCCGCAGGGGGAAACGGATAGGAAAGCTCTTGCCGCGAAAAGGGCTCGCGGCTCAGCGATGGCCCCGTCCATGCGACGCGCGGTCCCGGTTGACGTTCGTCGTCGGCGATCGTCCAAGGACGCGGCATCGGACGGGTCGAAGCCGACCGAACCACGGGGGGCTCCTGTGGCTCCATCTGTTCGCGCTCGAAGACGCACAATAATCCGATCACCGCGGCCGATGCTGCTGTTGGCCAAAAGAGGATCCGGAATTTTCGTAATGGGCCCATGCCCCGCACTCCTTGCTAAAGCCATCGTCCTTGAATTCGCGCGTTCCGGAGTGATCCGAATCACGACGATCCTTTCCTGATCATCGATCGGACGGATGCAACGCCGAAATCCAATCGGATCGGCACCGGCGGAATAATCCGCGCTCAGATAGCAATGAAAACGCTGGTGTTCCGCGTATCACGCCTTGGGGGGAGCCCACTGGCCGAGGCACTGATCGGCAGGGTATTTCTTACGATTGAGCACCATCTTCCGCTCGATCGCACTGCTCAAATCGACCCCCAGGCTCGCCGACAACGCCAGAAGATAGCAAGCGACATCGGCCATCTCGTGCGCCACTTCGGTGAGCAGTTCGGGGTCTTGGGCAATGGCTGCGGATTCTTCCGGAGTTCGCCATTGGAAGTGTTCCATCAATTCGGCGACTTCCACCGATAATGACATCGAGAGGTTCTTCGGCGTATGAAACCGCTCCCACTGCCGTTCGGCAACAAAACGTTGGACCACCCTCCTTAGATCGGCGACCGACGTCTGGTCATCCTGCATGGGGCGATCCATCGGCGCCCCTGCCTCCTGGGGTTGTCCGATCACAGCTTGGGAAGCGGGCGTTTGGGGGCGGGTTTCTTCAACATCCGCTTCTTTTCGTCTTGCGCGGCGGTCATGTTGTTATTGTTGTTATTGTTGCCGCCAGCACGCGCGGGAGGATTGAGGTCGGTATACTTCTCGACCCACTTCCATCCGATGGGGGTTTCCAATTCGTTTTTAGCGAGCAGAGCCCAGGGGGTTCCCGCATGCTCCGAAACAACGGCTTGCAGCAGTTCACGTGCCTTTTCCGCTTCGCGCTCCCACTTGCTGCCAACGCTGACCTCATCGGCTGCCTGCAGCACCCAGGTGTTGTTCTTTTCCTTTTCAAACGGCATCCCACGCTTGGCTTTGGCCAGCATGGCGTTGTAGGTCTCGGCACGGACCTTGTGTGCCAGCACGCGGCCATACGCCAAATCGAATCCGGCACGCCAGCGAGGGCTCATCTCCTCATCGCGATCCTTCAACCCTTGAGCCAAGATCTCGGCCATCCGAACCCATTGGGGTTCGATGACCGCCGCGATTTTTTGAGCGTCTCCCAATTCGGTCGCCAGCTGAGCTTCGCTGCGGCGAACGAATTCCGTTTTAGGGGCCTGCAGGGTTTCCAGCTGCGTATCTTTCGCCGCAGTGGTCAACGCTGTCCGCAGGGCGCTGGCCCGGACCTGCCGGACATATTCTTCGGGGGAGACGTAGTCGGGGCGATAACGCGCCATCGTGTTGGAATCGAAGAAGTAGTCGATCTGCGACGAAAACGCTTCGGTCTCTTGTTTGCGAACACGTTTGTTCACATTGCGGTTGGGGTGGACCGAGAAATAGATCCCCCCGGTTTCGTAGCTCAAGCGAGTCAAAGCAAACGGACCAAAACCTGAATCGATGACCGGTTCTTCTTGGTAATTGCCGGTGTACCCGATTTTAACCCGCTCAGGCATCACGCTCTCGGGGCCTGCATCAACTTGAGCCCATTGAGGGGATTGGTCGTATTTGGGATCGGGATCGACGTACTTGACCAGCGAATGTTCACGGCCAAACGGTGCGGGAGATCCGATCACGTAGACCGGCATGCCGTAGCGGCGACAAAGATCGATCGTGGTTTCGAGCCCCTCTTGATCGTCTCCCCGTTCATCGGTCACGACGACCAGCATCACGTTCCGCAACGGCCCTTCGGAGCCTCGTTTGACGCGATACTTCTTAAACTCGTTGGCCGCCATGTAAACCGCCGAGAAGGCGCGTTCGACGCCACTGGAATCGACTTCAATGTTGTTGACGGTGTCCTTGATGACCTTCAGGTCATCGGTCGGTTCTTCGGTCAGCAGGCTCACGTTCTTGCCGAAACCGACGATCGAAGTCAGCAACGGAATATCGCTTGCGTTCTTTCGCTTGCCCGACTTTTCGGATTGGCTGTCGATGATCCCCAGTTCTTCATAGATCTTGTCGAAGCGATCGCGGATCTCTTGCCGTTGGCGATGTAGCGATCCGCTTTGATCGAACACCCAGACGACCAACGTCGGGCGTTCTTCCATCGATTGCAAGATTTCAAAGGTCAAGCGGTCGACGGCCCCTTTGGCGCCGTTGAGTCCTTGCCCAACGCTTCCCTTCTTGTTGACCATCGCCTGTGTTGGGGCAACCGGTTCGGTGAAGAAGTTGTTCAGGTCGATGGTCGCCAGTTCCTGCGGCGTCATGTCCATGGGACTTGGAATTTGAGCCGTTTCAGCGAACGTTTCCGCCGTTGCCATGGCGATCGCACTTTCTAACGAATCGCTGTTCGAACCGATCTGGTCCTGAGGCACTTCACTGGCGACGATCTCTTCGATCGAATGGATCTTGTCTTCGGCGACGTCGCGCATCGGCGACACGATCACGATCGCGTCGGGGTCGACGTGGGGAGTCAGCGTGGCCAGGGCAAGGAACAAGACGATTCCCATGTGAGCCATCAAACTGGCGACAAAGGCGATCGATTCATCATCGAACCAGCTTTCATCGTCGTCATCCTCGTCGTCGTAATCCTCCTCCTCGAACTCCGCCTGATCTGCGATCGCATCGAGGCGTTCACGCTCCAACGCCTCGGAACGATTGGCCGATGACTGCGGTCCTGCAACGGCTTCGGCGGGTACGGTAGAGGGGCTGATGTCGATCGACATAAGATCAAGTTCCTCGGTGAATTAGATTGAACGCGCGAAACCGTTGGCTTGGCGTGAGTCGGTTTGGGTGGCGTCCAGGGGGGCCGCGCCGGTGCCACGCAATAGCATACCGGATCGACCCTGGCATTTCCACATCTCGCGTTTCGGCAGGGGGAGACCACCTGTATTTTCGTCGATTAACGGATATAAATCAATCGTTTGTTGCATTGAACGAGACCGTTGGCGATTTAACACGCACGAAACCCGTCTAGTGACTAGAACGGATCTGGGTTGTTGTTGTACTCATCATGCATCCATGGTCTCGAGGTTGTTCCCTCCCCTACTGCCCATTCATGGACGCTATGTCAGAGAGATTGATAGCGATTGGGGACATCCACGGATGTTCCGACGCCCTAAAAACACTGCTCGAGACGATCGATCCTCAGCCCGACGACACGATCGTTGTATTGGGGGATGTAGTCGACCGCG from Rosistilla carotiformis includes the following:
- a CDS encoding DUF1569 domain-containing protein; the protein is MKGLILERRTLDLRSAADVIADIQHLRAVGYTQTKRWNLTHICQHLDATMTGGMDGFGFRLPWIARRTLVKWGFAYALKKRKLFSGAPTFPFLQPTASNDQDDNEMIDHCIATIARAGVFNGSMEDYALLDGLSADDWREFMWIHAAHHLSFLVPHPDA
- a CDS encoding nucleotide pyrophosphohydrolase, which translates into the protein MDRPMQDDQTSVADLRRVVQRFVAERQWERFHTPKNLSMSLSVEVAELMEHFQWRTPEESAAIAQDPELLTEVAHEMADVACYLLALSASLGVDLSSAIERKMVLNRKKYPADQCLGQWAPPKA
- a CDS encoding vWA domain-containing protein, which encodes MSIDISPSTVPAEAVAGPQSSANRSEALERERLDAIADQAEFEEEDYDDEDDDDESWFDDESIAFVASLMAHMGIVLFLALATLTPHVDPDAIVIVSPMRDVAEDKIHSIEEIVASEVPQDQIGSNSDSLESAIAMATAETFAETAQIPSPMDMTPQELATIDLNNFFTEPVAPTQAMVNKKGSVGQGLNGAKGAVDRLTFEILQSMEERPTLVVWVFDQSGSLHRQRQEIRDRFDKIYEELGIIDSQSEKSGKRKNASDIPLLTSIVGFGKNVSLLTEEPTDDLKVIKDTVNNIEVDSSGVERAFSAVYMAANEFKKYRVKRGSEGPLRNVMLVVVTDERGDDQEGLETTIDLCRRYGMPVYVIGSPAPFGREHSLVKYVDPDPKYDQSPQWAQVDAGPESVMPERVKIGYTGNYQEEPVIDSGFGPFALTRLSYETGGIYFSVHPNRNVNKRVRKQETEAFSSQIDYFFDSNTMARYRPDYVSPEEYVRQVRASALRTALTTAAKDTQLETLQAPKTEFVRRSEAQLATELGDAQKIAAVIEPQWVRMAEILAQGLKDRDEEMSPRWRAGFDLAYGRVLAHKVRAETYNAMLAKAKRGMPFEKEKNNTWVLQAADEVSVGSKWEREAEKARELLQAVVSEHAGTPWALLAKNELETPIGWKWVEKYTDLNPPARAGGNNNNNNNMTAAQDEKKRMLKKPAPKRPLPKL